Proteins encoded within one genomic window of Fodinicurvata sediminis DSM 21159:
- a CDS encoding glucose-6-phosphate isomerase, with the protein MPFSVNVDGCLIGNAGENVGLSTKDLEAGLQQLAPATRRLAQQRRDGTGPEFLQLPDRTEDLARAGEVAEALAANCDDVLILGTGGSSLGGQTLYALADSGYGNRLGGPNLHFLDNVDPDSFDDFLAAVDLSRLGVVAISKSGGTAETLCQTLQLLEALLSEVDESRLSRQVAVITEPKDSPLKTLAARYHLPCLDHDEGVGGRYSVLSVVGLLPALLAGLDAAALRRGAREVLDQSLGVEPAHTAAPQTGAVLTVAYAHRAGLTQTVLMPYIDRLAHFGLWFRQLWAESLGKQGKGLTPIRAMGAVDQHSQLQLYLEGPRDKFFTLVRHAEAPGDAKVPAEQAEALGLDYLAGHGMGDLLDAMARATTETLIRHRRPTRVITLNQLDETSLGGLLMHFMLETVFAAELLEVDPFDQPAVEEGKQLARQYLSQRTKSPA; encoded by the coding sequence ATGCCGTTTTCTGTGAATGTGGATGGTTGCCTGATCGGGAATGCAGGTGAGAACGTGGGCCTGTCCACTAAGGACCTGGAAGCGGGCCTTCAGCAGTTGGCACCTGCCACCCGTCGCCTGGCGCAACAGCGCAGGGATGGGACGGGCCCCGAATTCCTGCAGTTGCCGGATCGCACCGAGGATCTGGCCAGGGCCGGCGAAGTGGCGGAAGCGCTGGCGGCGAATTGCGATGATGTCCTGATCCTTGGCACCGGGGGCTCGTCGCTGGGCGGGCAGACCCTCTATGCCCTGGCCGACAGTGGCTATGGCAACCGCCTGGGCGGGCCGAACCTGCATTTCCTGGACAACGTGGACCCGGACAGCTTCGACGATTTCCTGGCTGCGGTCGATCTCTCACGCCTGGGTGTGGTGGCCATCTCCAAGTCCGGAGGAACGGCCGAAACCCTTTGCCAGACCCTGCAGCTGCTCGAGGCCCTGTTGAGCGAGGTGGATGAAAGCCGGCTGTCACGCCAGGTCGCGGTCATCACCGAGCCAAAGGACAGCCCACTCAAGACCCTGGCTGCACGCTATCACCTGCCTTGCCTGGATCACGATGAAGGTGTGGGCGGGCGCTATTCCGTCCTGTCCGTAGTCGGCCTCTTGCCGGCACTGCTGGCCGGGCTGGACGCAGCCGCCCTGCGCCGTGGCGCCCGCGAGGTGCTGGACCAGAGCCTGGGAGTGGAACCCGCGCATACGGCTGCGCCGCAGACCGGCGCCGTTCTGACCGTGGCGTATGCACACCGCGCTGGACTGACGCAGACAGTGTTGATGCCCTACATCGACCGCCTGGCGCATTTTGGATTGTGGTTCCGACAGCTCTGGGCCGAAAGCCTGGGCAAGCAGGGGAAGGGATTGACCCCGATCCGCGCCATGGGCGCAGTCGATCAGCACAGCCAGCTGCAGCTCTATCTGGAAGGCCCGCGGGACAAGTTCTTTACCCTGGTCCGCCATGCCGAGGCGCCGGGCGATGCCAAGGTCCCGGCCGAGCAGGCGGAAGCTCTGGGGCTGGATTACCTGGCCGGCCACGGCATGGGGGATCTGCTGGATGCAATGGCGCGGGCCACAACCGAAACCCTGATCCGGCACCGGCGGCCCACCCGTGTCATCACCTTGAATCAGCTGGATGAAACCAGCCTGGGCGGCCTACTGATGCATTTTATGCTGGAAACGGTGTTTGCCGCAGAATTGCTGGAGGTCGATCCCTTCGACCAGCCGGCTGTGGAGGAGGGCAAGCAATTGGC
- a CDS encoding M16 family metallopeptidase, with translation MMARFRSLPQLVSTLLLGLLLCLAAPLAARAMDIQKVVSPGGIEAWLVEDHSNPVLAVEFAFRGGSATDPEGKEGLAGLTAALLDEGAGELDSTAFQEALDNRSIRMSFNTSRDRFSGSLMTLTHNRDEAFDYLRMALTEPRFDETAVQRLKSQYQVMQARRQQDPQSLAWNGLYHLLFPDHPYGRPSEGTPESIGTIEVSDMRAFLENQVARERLYVAATGDITPEELGKLLDETFGALPEEGKAAEVPDTTPHSAGGVAVVERDQPQSVVAFGQPGMARDDPDFFAAYIVNYILGGGSFASRLNEEIRQERGLVYSVSTGLNTLDHAAVLTGGLATQNARVAESLDVLRTEWQRLAEEGPTEEELANAKSYVTGAFARQLNSSDSIASVLLSIQMDNLGIDYIDRRTEEIEAVSMEDVRRVARSLLQPEALTFVVVGQPEGVESDIVLPPRE, from the coding sequence ATGATGGCGCGTTTCCGTTCCCTTCCGCAGTTGGTGTCGACTCTGCTCCTGGGTCTGCTGCTTTGTCTCGCAGCGCCCCTGGCCGCCCGGGCGATGGATATCCAGAAGGTGGTTTCCCCCGGGGGGATCGAGGCCTGGCTGGTCGAGGATCACAGCAATCCCGTGCTGGCGGTGGAGTTCGCCTTTCGCGGCGGCTCGGCAACGGACCCCGAGGGCAAGGAGGGTCTGGCCGGCCTGACGGCGGCCCTGCTGGATGAAGGTGCGGGCGAGCTTGATTCCACAGCCTTCCAGGAAGCTCTGGACAACCGCTCGATCCGCATGTCCTTCAACACCAGCCGCGACCGTTTCAGCGGCTCGCTGATGACCCTGACGCACAATCGGGACGAGGCCTTCGATTACCTGCGCATGGCCTTGACCGAGCCGCGCTTCGACGAGACCGCTGTCCAGCGCCTGAAGAGCCAGTACCAGGTCATGCAGGCGCGACGCCAACAGGATCCCCAGTCTCTGGCCTGGAATGGACTCTATCACCTGCTTTTCCCGGACCACCCCTATGGACGGCCAAGCGAGGGGACGCCCGAGAGCATCGGCACCATCGAGGTTTCAGACATGCGGGCCTTCCTGGAGAACCAGGTAGCGCGTGAACGGTTATACGTGGCGGCGACCGGAGACATAACTCCGGAGGAACTGGGCAAGCTGCTGGATGAAACCTTCGGGGCGCTGCCGGAGGAAGGTAAAGCAGCCGAGGTTCCTGATACCACGCCCCATAGCGCGGGCGGTGTGGCCGTGGTGGAGCGTGATCAGCCGCAATCCGTGGTGGCCTTTGGCCAGCCGGGCATGGCCCGCGATGATCCGGATTTCTTTGCTGCCTATATCGTGAACTACATCCTGGGCGGCGGCAGTTTCGCCTCGCGCCTGAATGAAGAGATTCGTCAGGAGCGCGGCCTGGTCTATTCGGTCAGCACCGGGCTGAATACGCTGGACCATGCAGCTGTCCTGACCGGCGGCCTGGCCACCCAGAATGCCCGCGTGGCGGAAAGCCTGGACGTGTTGCGTACCGAATGGCAGCGCCTGGCGGAAGAAGGGCCGACGGAAGAGGAACTGGCCAATGCCAAGAGCTATGTCACCGGTGCCTTTGCCCGGCAGCTCAACAGCAGCGACAGCATTGCCTCGGTCCTGCTGTCCATCCAGATGGACAACCTGGGGATTGATTACATCGACCGTCGCACCGAGGAAATCGAGGCCGTGAGCATGGAGGATGTACGCCGCGTGGCCCGTTCGTTGCTGCAGCCGGAGGCCCTGACCTTCGTGGTTGTGGGACAGCCCGAGGGCGTCGAGTCGGATATCGTCCTGCCGCCGCGCGAATAG
- a CDS encoding M16 family metallopeptidase yields MRHFLAPLAIFIALSLALSAKAQVFEPESFTLDNGLQVVVVPNDRAPILTHMIWYRVGSADEPPGKSGIAHFLEHLMFKGTDKIEPGEFSRLVAREGGQDNAYTSYDFTAYFQTIASDRLDMVMELEADRMTGLLLEESEVNPERDVVLEERRSRVDNEPSSQLSEMVSAALYLHHPYGLPIIGWENEIRALDQTDALDFYETWYAPNNAILIVAGDTTVEEVRRLAETHYGDIPQRAVPERQRVEEPRQWASRRVELADPKVGQPSVTIQYLAPSYNTSLEDSTDATPYALQVLDELMGGRTGRLYQELVVEQEIAAGAGAGYRANSLDLSEFSISVTPRNGDDLAKAEEALRAEIDRLLDEGVSEEEVEQARQRLMDSVAYAQDSVSGPAHFIGRALTTGQDLEDIEAWPERIGQVTAEEVEAAAALVFDPDRSVTGVLKSEPTS; encoded by the coding sequence ATGCGTCACTTTCTTGCGCCTCTTGCTATCTTCATCGCCCTTTCCTTGGCGCTTTCCGCCAAGGCACAGGTCTTCGAGCCGGAAAGCTTCACTCTCGACAATGGCCTGCAGGTTGTCGTGGTCCCCAATGATCGCGCACCGATCCTGACCCACATGATCTGGTACAGGGTTGGCTCGGCCGATGAGCCGCCCGGCAAGTCCGGAATTGCGCACTTCCTGGAACACCTGATGTTCAAGGGGACCGACAAGATCGAGCCCGGCGAGTTCTCGCGTCTCGTTGCCCGCGAAGGCGGGCAGGACAATGCCTATACCTCCTATGACTTCACGGCCTATTTCCAGACCATAGCCAGTGACCGGCTGGATATGGTGATGGAACTCGAGGCGGACCGCATGACTGGCCTGCTTCTGGAGGAATCCGAAGTCAATCCCGAACGGGATGTGGTTCTGGAAGAGCGCCGCAGCCGGGTCGACAACGAGCCCTCATCGCAGTTGAGCGAAATGGTTTCGGCTGCCTTGTACCTGCATCATCCCTATGGACTTCCGATCATCGGCTGGGAGAACGAGATTCGCGCGTTGGATCAGACGGATGCCCTGGATTTCTATGAAACCTGGTATGCCCCCAACAACGCCATCCTGATCGTCGCCGGGGATACAACAGTAGAGGAGGTTCGCCGCCTGGCCGAGACCCATTACGGCGACATTCCGCAGCGTGCCGTGCCGGAGCGCCAGCGTGTGGAGGAACCGCGCCAGTGGGCCAGCCGCCGCGTGGAGCTGGCGGATCCAAAAGTGGGACAGCCTTCGGTCACCATCCAATACCTGGCCCCGAGTTATAATACCTCTCTGGAGGATAGTACCGACGCCACGCCCTATGCTCTGCAGGTTCTCGATGAGCTGATGGGCGGGCGAACCGGCCGGCTGTACCAGGAACTGGTGGTTGAGCAGGAAATTGCCGCCGGTGCCGGCGCCGGCTATCGCGCCAACAGTCTTGATCTTTCGGAATTCTCCATCTCCGTCACGCCGCGCAATGGCGACGATCTCGCGAAGGCCGAGGAAGCCCTACGTGCGGAGATCGACCGCCTGCTGGACGAGGGTGTCAGCGAGGAAGAGGTCGAACAGGCACGGCAGCGCCTGATGGACTCCGTGGCCTATGCCCAGGATTCCGTCAGCGGACCGGCCCATTTCATAGGACGGGCGCTCACCACCGGACAGGACCTTGAGGACATCGAGGCCTGGCCCGAACGTATTGGTCAGGTGACGGCAGAAGAAGTCGAGGCGGCGGCCGCACTGGTCTTCGATCCGGACCGTTCGGTCACGGGTGTCCTGAAAAGCGAACCGACCTCATGA
- a CDS encoding DUF3035 domain-containing protein yields MTRFKRTAGIAGLLVAAVLLTGCGNDIRKQFGLTRSAPDEFRVVSRAPLTMPPDYSLRPPTPGARRPQEGSPTDRARQTVFRIEDEEGESQRQMPDDGRSQGEMVLARAAGADQADPDIRQEIERETRQINEANESLLQDLIFWQTDEEPTGDVIDPSAESRRLRAASAMGETPTGEGVPVIEKPEQTLFQKLF; encoded by the coding sequence ATGACCAGATTTAAGCGGACAGCAGGTATTGCGGGACTGCTTGTGGCAGCCGTGTTGCTGACGGGCTGTGGCAACGATATTCGCAAGCAGTTCGGCTTGACGCGTTCGGCGCCGGATGAATTCCGCGTGGTGTCCAGGGCGCCGCTGACGATGCCGCCGGATTATTCCCTGCGGCCCCCCACCCCCGGTGCGCGGCGCCCTCAGGAGGGCTCGCCCACCGACCGCGCCAGGCAGACCGTCTTCCGCATCGAGGATGAAGAGGGTGAAAGCCAGCGGCAGATGCCTGATGATGGGCGCTCACAAGGCGAGATGGTCCTGGCCCGTGCGGCCGGTGCTGACCAAGCCGACCCGGATATCCGTCAGGAAATCGAACGCGAAACACGTCAGATCAACGAGGCCAACGAGAGCCTGCTGCAGGACCTGATCTTCTGGCAAACCGACGAGGAGCCAACGGGTGATGTCATTGATCCCTCAGCCGAGTCGCGTCGTCTGAGGGCGGCTTCGGCCATGGGCGAAACGCCGACAGGCGAGGGTGTGCCCGTTATCGAGAAGCCCGAGCAGACGCTGTTCCAAAAGCTGTTCTGA
- the lspA gene encoding signal peptidase II: MSGNARVALGRALGLAVLIAALDQASKWFVLIEVMQPPRIIEVTGFFNLVLTYNRGVSFGLLAGDSPWQPYILSLVSLLIVLALLYWLRQQANTVMILAVGMVSGGALGNMIDRFLHPGVVDFLDFHYAGWHWPAFNLADSTIVAGVALLLWDGLFGAQDGVKD, encoded by the coding sequence ATGAGCGGAAATGCACGGGTCGCCCTGGGGCGCGCCCTGGGCCTGGCTGTCCTGATCGCCGCGTTGGACCAGGCAAGCAAGTGGTTCGTCCTGATCGAGGTCATGCAGCCGCCGCGCATTATCGAGGTGACGGGCTTCTTCAACCTGGTCCTGACCTATAACCGCGGGGTTTCCTTCGGTTTGCTGGCCGGGGACAGTCCCTGGCAGCCCTATATACTTTCACTCGTCTCGCTGCTGATCGTGCTGGCCCTGCTCTATTGGTTGCGCCAGCAGGCAAATACCGTGATGATCCTGGCTGTCGGGATGGTATCGGGTGGAGCGCTGGGCAACATGATCGACCGCTTTCTGCACCCCGGGGTGGTCGATTTTCTGGACTTCCATTATGCAGGTTGGCATTGGCCCGCCTTCAACCTGGCTGATTCCACTATTGTGGCAGGTGTTGCCCTGCTGCTATGGGACGGGTTGTTCGGGGCGCAAGACGGCGTTAAAGATTGA